A window of Vicinamibacteria bacterium contains these coding sequences:
- a CDS encoding HGGxSTG domain-containing protein, with protein MSANPFALARTCRATNRAGQRCGRPPMLGGFVCRLHGGASPQAIRSARERLRAMVDPALDALLRIIEAPHGLCPLCQRSDDMSAVTKAAIAVLDRAGHGPHATLALERSPEPPLPWPALTEPQMDTVKAGLAAVKAVAYLSDEEAAALRAIGEAVTARIEAAKEAH; from the coding sequence ATGAGCGCTAACCCCTTCGCACTGGCCCGCACATGCCGCGCCACGAATCGCGCCGGCCAGCGCTGCGGCCGTCCTCCGATGCTCGGCGGGTTCGTCTGCAGGTTGCACGGCGGGGCTTCGCCGCAGGCAATCCGCTCGGCGCGCGAGCGACTCCGCGCCATGGTGGACCCGGCGCTCGACGCGCTCCTCCGCATCATCGAAGCTCCTCATGGACTCTGCCCACTGTGCCAGCGTTCAGACGACATGTCCGCGGTAACCAAGGCCGCCATTGCGGTGCTGGACCGCGCGGGCCACGGGCCGCACGCAACGTTGGCCTTGGAGCGCTCGCCCGAGCCACCGCTCCCATGGCCGGCGCTAACCGAGCCGCAGATGGACACGGTCAAGGCCGGGCTCGCCGCCGTAAAGGCCGTCGCCTACCTCTCGGACGAAGAGGCGGCGGCACTTCGGGCCATCGGGGAGGCGGTCACAG